A window of Marinitoga sp. 38H-ov contains these coding sequences:
- the fabG gene encoding 3-oxoacyl-[acyl-carrier-protein] reductase: MKLENKVCIVTGANRGIGKEICRKFVEEGATVLGFARNLEDLKKVEEELNVLNKGFFRGYKVDVSNSEEVNNAVKDIFNEYKRIDVLVNNAGVAKDMLLLLMKEEDFDFVINVNLKGVFLVTKAVAKVMRKQKEGSIINISSVVGIDGNIGQTNYSASKSGVIGMTKTWAKELTMRGEQIRVNAVAPGFIETDMTKNLDEELKKEALKRILLRRLGNAEEVAKVVLFLACDDSSYITGQVIRIDGGLSL, encoded by the coding sequence ATGAAATTAGAAAATAAAGTATGTATTGTTACAGGTGCTAATAGAGGTATTGGAAAAGAGATATGTAGAAAATTTGTAGAAGAGGGAGCAACAGTTTTAGGTTTTGCTAGAAATTTAGAAGATTTAAAAAAAGTTGAAGAAGAATTAAATGTTTTAAATAAAGGTTTTTTTAGGGGATATAAAGTTGATGTTTCTAATAGTGAAGAAGTAAATAATGCTGTAAAAGATATATTTAATGAATATAAAAGAATAGATGTTCTTGTAAATAATGCTGGGGTAGCAAAAGATATGTTATTGCTATTAATGAAAGAAGAAGATTTTGATTTTGTTATAAACGTTAATTTAAAAGGTGTATTTTTAGTTACAAAAGCTGTAGCTAAAGTTATGAGGAAACAAAAAGAAGGCTCAATTATAAATATTTCAAGTGTTGTGGGAATAGATGGAAATATAGGACAAACAAACTATTCTGCAAGTAAATCTGGTGTAATAGGAATGACAAAAACATGGGCAAAAGAACTTACAATGAGAGGAGAACAAATTAGAGTAAATGCAGTAGCTCCTGGCTTTATAGAAACAGATATGACAAAAAATCTTGATGAAGAATTAAAAAAAGAAGCTTTAAAAAGAATTTTACTTAGGCGTTTAGGCAATGCGGAAGAAGTAGCAAAGGTAGTATTATTTTTAGCATGTGATGATTCATCATATATAACAGGTCAAGTTATAAGGATAGATGGAGGGTTATCATTGTAA
- a CDS encoding bifunctional (p)ppGpp synthetase/guanosine-3',5'-bis(diphosphate) 3'-pyrophosphohydrolase: protein MDKINKEFDLYLKEIKNLLERNLNTSEIEILKKAYFLAKEAHEGQMRASGEPFFEHPKEVSKILAELKMDIESISSALLHDVVEDCNVNIEVIQKEFGDDIARIVDGVTKISNLKLNEKLNKVDMKSLEKIETIRKMLLAMSNDIRVIIVKLSDRLHNMRTLQYVPQKKQIIKAQETLKIYAPIAHRLGIHKIKAELEDLSFMYLYPQAYKDLKNKLEEKIKNVHDRMEEYKEIILEQLKKHNIKSSLQGRSKHLYSIWEKMLRKNKSFDEIYDVIALRIITESPTACYAALGVVHSVWRPVPGRIKDYIAVPKSNGYRSIHTTVITNKGETLEIQIRDWEMHEESEYGLAAHWAYKQGVDSKKLYFVKRLMDLHKEIAQSAFNLNDIEEELSVHEVFVFTPKGEILHLPYGSTPIDFAYAIHTNVGNHFAGAKVNGKIVPISYELQNGDIVEIIVNRNSPGPSIDWLKYAKSSRTKHKIKRYYRLKNEKNLEEKGREKIREIAKDLNISIDNLIHDLKENQVFCEKNNVKNENELYIRLGFGDINPKEIYKLFEKKDEQIEQKNEKFITQKINYKKKGIGVIVDGQEGIDIYFAKCCNPVLGDDIIGIVSRRGIGVHRENCMNIKEVPQSRVVKVSWITEDIVNSKYVTHLLIELEDKSVLNDIRRVVKNEKANIEMYETSRKIDRVDLKLRLAVKDVQHLMRVLTAIKNIKGVFNVRRS, encoded by the coding sequence ATGGATAAAATAAACAAAGAATTCGACTTATATTTGAAAGAAATTAAAAATTTATTAGAAAGAAATTTAAATACTTCTGAAATAGAAATATTAAAAAAAGCATATTTTTTGGCAAAAGAAGCGCATGAAGGACAAATGCGTGCTTCTGGAGAACCTTTTTTTGAACACCCTAAGGAAGTTTCAAAAATTTTAGCTGAATTAAAAATGGATATTGAAAGCATTTCATCAGCATTATTACATGATGTAGTAGAAGATTGTAATGTAAATATAGAAGTTATTCAAAAAGAATTCGGAGATGATATAGCCAGAATTGTAGATGGAGTCACTAAAATTAGCAATTTAAAATTAAATGAAAAATTAAATAAAGTTGATATGAAATCACTAGAAAAAATAGAAACTATACGTAAAATGTTACTTGCTATGTCTAATGATATTAGAGTTATAATTGTTAAACTTTCTGATAGATTACATAACATGAGAACATTGCAATATGTTCCACAAAAAAAGCAGATAATAAAAGCTCAAGAGACTCTTAAGATATATGCTCCAATTGCTCATAGGTTAGGAATACATAAAATAAAAGCAGAATTAGAAGATTTATCTTTTATGTATCTTTATCCACAAGCATATAAGGATTTAAAAAATAAACTAGAAGAAAAAATTAAAAATGTTCATGATAGAATGGAAGAATATAAAGAGATAATTTTAGAACAACTAAAAAAACATAATATAAAATCTTCTCTTCAAGGAAGATCAAAGCATTTATATAGTATATGGGAAAAAATGCTTAGAAAAAATAAAAGTTTTGATGAAATATATGATGTTATAGCTTTAAGAATTATTACTGAATCACCAACCGCTTGCTATGCTGCATTGGGGGTTGTTCATTCTGTTTGGAGACCTGTCCCGGGAAGAATTAAAGATTATATTGCTGTTCCTAAATCCAATGGATATAGATCTATTCATACTACAGTAATTACGAATAAGGGTGAAACATTAGAAATACAAATTAGAGACTGGGAAATGCATGAAGAAAGCGAATATGGATTAGCTGCTCATTGGGCATATAAACAAGGTGTTGATTCTAAAAAATTATATTTTGTTAAAAGATTAATGGATTTACATAAGGAAATTGCACAATCAGCATTTAACTTAAATGATATAGAAGAAGAATTAAGTGTCCATGAAGTATTTGTTTTTACTCCTAAAGGAGAAATTTTACATTTACCATATGGTTCTACACCTATTGATTTTGCATATGCAATACACACAAATGTTGGAAATCACTTTGCCGGAGCAAAAGTTAATGGAAAAATTGTACCTATAAGTTACGAATTGCAAAATGGTGATATTGTTGAAATTATTGTCAATAGAAATTCACCTGGTCCTAGTATAGATTGGTTAAAATATGCAAAATCTTCTCGTACAAAACATAAAATAAAAAGATATTATAGATTAAAAAATGAAAAAAACCTTGAAGAAAAAGGTAGAGAAAAAATAAGAGAGATAGCTAAAGATTTAAATATTTCAATAGATAATTTAATTCACGACTTAAAAGAAAATCAGGTTTTTTGTGAAAAAAACAATGTAAAAAACGAAAATGAATTATATATAAGACTTGGATTTGGAGATATTAATCCTAAAGAAATTTATAAGCTTTTTGAGAAAAAAGATGAACAAATTGAACAAAAAAATGAGAAATTTATTACTCAAAAAATCAATTATAAGAAAAAAGGCATAGGAGTTATCGTTGATGGTCAAGAAGGCATAGATATATATTTTGCAAAATGTTGTAATCCAGTATTAGGCGATGATATTATTGGCATTGTAAGCAGACGTGGTATAGGAGTACACAGGGAAAATTGTATGAATATTAAAGAAGTTCCGCAATCTAGAGTAGTTAAAGTTTCGTGGATTACTGAAGATATAGTTAATTCAAAATATGTAACCCATTTACTTATAGAATTGGAGGATAAATCAGTTTTAAATGATATTA